From Hartmannibacter diazotrophicus, a single genomic window includes:
- a CDS encoding HupE/UreJ family protein produces the protein MVSTTVAGLVGSASLVAATTSAFAHTGVGATSGFAHGFMHPIGGLDHVLAMVMVGMLAGRMGGRATLLVPAAFVTVMMIGGTLGVAGMPLPFVETGIALSVLVLGGMVALGIQAPVAVAMGIVGVFAMFHGHAHGAEMPETASGLAYGGGFVAATILLHAAGVGLGHLSSGAAKRGGLVYARAAGGLSAVAGVAMLVGNL, from the coding sequence ATCGTTTCCACCACCGTGGCAGGGCTTGTCGGGAGCGCGTCGCTTGTCGCGGCGACGACGTCCGCCTTCGCACATACCGGCGTTGGAGCCACCAGCGGCTTCGCCCACGGGTTCATGCATCCGATCGGCGGTCTCGACCACGTATTGGCGATGGTGATGGTCGGCATGCTGGCCGGCAGGATGGGGGGCCGCGCGACGTTGCTGGTTCCGGCCGCCTTCGTGACGGTGATGATGATTGGTGGCACGCTCGGCGTTGCCGGCATGCCGCTTCCCTTCGTGGAGACCGGGATTGCGCTGTCGGTCCTGGTTCTCGGCGGGATGGTCGCCCTCGGCATTCAGGCGCCGGTTGCCGTCGCCATGGGGATTGTCGGTGTCTTCGCGATGTTCCACGGCCACGCACATGGTGCGGAAATGCCGGAAACCGCGAGTGGCCTTGCCTATGGCGGCGGTTTCGTGGCCGCGACGATCCTTCTGCATGCCGCAGGCGTCGGCCTCGGTCATCTGTCGTCCGGCGCGGCGAAGCGGGGCGGTCTCGTCTATGCCCGCGCTGCGGGCGGCCTGTCGGCGGTTGCCGGTGTTGCGATGCTCGTCGGAAATCTCTGA
- a CDS encoding cupin domain-containing protein: protein MAEDIGSEATIGHNSEGPAESVVWERWTKKRTFVRALEGTYGELMQELFSQPRVYHTKDLKWKGGPQNFGKKVINPQAVKVAQSIETHIDVFSPGGYGQKHGHMNSAVFFVLKGRGHDIHDGKRLDWEAGDALIVENGCVHQHISDDPDDETIVLIMKAKPLFLFMHLIFQKVVEYPPKSAVPGQEGYHPPEDL, encoded by the coding sequence ATGGCGGAGGATATCGGCAGCGAAGCCACGATCGGGCACAACAGCGAAGGGCCGGCGGAAAGCGTGGTCTGGGAGCGCTGGACCAAGAAACGGACCTTTGTCCGTGCGCTCGAGGGCACGTATGGCGAGTTGATGCAGGAGCTCTTCTCGCAGCCACGCGTCTATCACACCAAGGACTTGAAGTGGAAAGGCGGGCCGCAGAACTTCGGCAAGAAGGTCATCAATCCCCAGGCGGTCAAGGTCGCCCAGTCGATCGAGACCCATATCGACGTCTTCTCGCCCGGCGGCTACGGCCAGAAGCACGGCCACATGAACAGCGCCGTCTTCTTCGTCCTCAAGGGGCGCGGCCACGACATCCATGACGGCAAGCGGCTCGACTGGGAGGCAGGCGACGCGCTGATCGTCGAGAACGGCTGTGTCCACCAGCATATCTCCGACGACCCGGACGACGAGACGATCGTCCTGATCATGAAGGCCAAGCCGCTCTTCCTGTTCATGCACCTCATCTTCCAAAAGGTCGTCGAGTATCCGCCGAAGTCCGCCGTGCCGGGCCAGGAAGGCTACCACCCGCCGGAAGACCTCTGA
- a CDS encoding response regulator transcription factor, with amino-acid sequence MTQEENGGTSHGVGGRVLIVDDDEAIRDSLTFLFSSRGLVAESFASGEAFLDRAKDDAPVCIVMDIRMTGIGGIECFDRFQQDGGTDPVIFLTGHADVPLAVEALKKGAFDFVEKPFNDNALVESVIAGLNEAQTRYMRTADRDALATRLKSLTPRERQVLDHLLEGRFNKQIADGLGISMRTVEVHRSRVFEKMGVRNAVELSRLLVDGSL; translated from the coding sequence ATGACCCAGGAAGAAAACGGCGGCACATCGCACGGTGTTGGCGGACGGGTTCTGATCGTCGACGACGACGAGGCCATCCGGGATTCCCTGACCTTCCTCTTTTCCTCGCGCGGCCTCGTCGCGGAAAGCTTCGCGAGTGGCGAGGCCTTTCTGGATCGCGCCAAGGATGACGCGCCCGTCTGCATCGTCATGGACATACGCATGACAGGCATTGGCGGCATCGAATGCTTCGACCGGTTTCAGCAGGACGGCGGCACCGATCCGGTGATCTTTCTCACAGGCCATGCCGATGTGCCGCTGGCAGTGGAGGCGCTCAAGAAGGGCGCCTTCGACTTTGTCGAAAAGCCCTTCAATGACAACGCGCTCGTCGAAAGCGTGATCGCCGGCCTCAACGAGGCGCAGACACGCTACATGCGGACCGCCGACCGTGACGCATTGGCAACCCGCCTCAAGAGCCTCACGCCGCGTGAGCGGCAGGTTCTCGATCATCTGTTGGAAGGCCGGTTCAACAAGCAGATTGCGGACGGCCTCGGCATTTCGATGCGCACGGTGGAGGTGCACCGTTCCCGGGTCTTCGAGAAAATGGGCGTGCGCAATGCCGTAGAGCTGAGTCGCCTGTTGGTGGACGGCTCGCTGTGA
- a CDS encoding cupin domain-containing protein, whose product MSAIPSFLDSTEKERARSGDTYVNFYAEALAASKQFREEYEDRLGVVKWHQMPMERSPDGLIKHVINERMNTKECCLDIYMQFLGQGEATGTSRHLSEEVAYVIEGTGYDLHYDVRFDCKDTFVWEWDTTPKKVEWGPGDFIYIPPYCAHKRFNTAATEARVIVINSRIMKAIGFDWFDQLEPAKGFEDLWIPPEDPDAGA is encoded by the coding sequence ATGTCCGCCATCCCGTCCTTTCTGGATTCGACCGAGAAGGAGCGCGCCCGCTCCGGGGACACCTATGTGAATTTCTATGCGGAGGCACTTGCCGCCTCGAAGCAGTTTCGGGAGGAATACGAAGATCGTCTCGGCGTCGTGAAATGGCACCAGATGCCCATGGAACGCTCACCGGATGGCCTCATCAAGCACGTCATCAACGAACGGATGAACACGAAGGAATGCTGTCTCGACATCTACATGCAGTTCCTCGGCCAGGGCGAGGCCACCGGCACGAGCCGCCATCTCAGCGAGGAGGTGGCCTATGTGATCGAGGGAACCGGCTACGACCTGCACTATGATGTCCGTTTCGACTGCAAGGACACCTTCGTGTGGGAATGGGACACGACGCCGAAGAAGGTCGAATGGGGACCGGGCGATTTCATCTATATTCCGCCCTACTGCGCCCACAAGCGCTTCAACACCGCTGCGACGGAAGCGCGGGTGATCGTCATCAACAGCCGCATCATGAAGGCGATCGGTTTCGACTGGTTCGACCAGCTCGAGCCCGCGAAGGGCTTTGAGGACCTCTGGATCCCGCCGGAGGATCCGGACGCCGGGGCCTGA
- a CDS encoding sensor histidine kinase produces MDGGQGLPDDTEMAALPVSGGARDAILSAMPVVAIVLLVTLVGALLYVLDREETERARTQLISDALWVEQTLRFQLATDEDAVSRLALDAGRHDLAATTVLDRARVHVSNNPEVLSIAWFTGAGELVGMVPDLPAGTTMPDAVTRVLGMTRFSVRPIYGDLRTVSDGSFVVDMAAAVGPGKGAIVTTISLTALIMRHVPWWIAEKYAVRLVDASGGLKVEKSRVEPLKGVEHTISFDPPLAGLSLVIAPYKMASEFSSNMLIAAILGLAFLAVLSLLVLQRHVARRRRAEQRLKAETAFRRSMEESLTIGMRARDHEGRILYVNAAFARMVGLAVEDLIGLKPPMPYWCEDRLAETIRRHEALARSVPQPQSFETRFRRADGNEFDVLVYEAPLVDGAGQHRGWMGSIIDITDRKAAAELARLQAESLARTGRLVTLGEMASTLAHELNQPLGAIASYAAGSLNLLDQTPQSRAREDVTAALKKLAVQADRAGQIIRRIQDFVRKREPRFAALAIGPVIEETLAFVRSDLANARVRIETRIDLGLPALTADRILIEQLLINLVRNGAEAMAHEPEEHRILSISAFCEAEMLVISVTDRGPGIEEGLAPRLFEAFVSTKAEGMGMGLNICRSIVELHQGKLSHAPHDGGGTVFTAQLPLQLSLADREALPT; encoded by the coding sequence ATGGATGGCGGGCAAGGACTGCCGGACGATACCGAGATGGCCGCGCTGCCCGTATCGGGCGGGGCGCGGGATGCCATTCTGTCCGCAATGCCGGTTGTCGCCATCGTCCTGCTCGTCACCCTCGTCGGCGCCCTTCTCTATGTCCTCGACAGGGAGGAGACGGAGCGCGCCCGCACCCAGCTGATTTCCGATGCGCTCTGGGTGGAGCAGACCCTGCGCTTCCAGCTTGCCACCGACGAGGACGCGGTGAGCCGTCTCGCGCTCGATGCCGGTCGCCATGATCTGGCTGCGACGACCGTGCTCGACCGCGCCCGCGTGCACGTCTCCAACAATCCGGAAGTGCTGTCCATCGCCTGGTTCACGGGCGCGGGCGAGCTGGTCGGCATGGTGCCGGACCTGCCCGCCGGGACGACCATGCCGGACGCGGTGACCCGCGTTCTCGGCATGACGCGCTTTTCCGTGCGCCCGATCTACGGCGATCTGCGCACGGTTTCAGACGGATCCTTCGTTGTCGACATGGCGGCCGCGGTCGGTCCCGGAAAAGGGGCAATCGTCACCACCATCTCGCTCACGGCCCTGATCATGCGGCACGTGCCCTGGTGGATCGCCGAAAAATACGCAGTCCGTCTCGTCGACGCCTCCGGCGGGCTGAAGGTTGAAAAGTCGCGCGTCGAGCCGCTGAAGGGCGTCGAGCACACGATCAGCTTCGATCCACCGCTTGCCGGTCTTTCGCTGGTCATCGCGCCCTACAAGATGGCGTCGGAGTTTTCCTCCAACATGCTGATCGCGGCAATCCTGGGCCTGGCCTTTCTGGCCGTGCTCTCGCTGCTTGTCCTGCAGCGGCACGTGGCGCGGCGGCGGCGGGCCGAACAGCGGCTGAAGGCCGAAACCGCCTTCCGGCGCTCGATGGAGGAAAGTCTCACGATCGGGATGCGCGCGCGCGACCACGAGGGCCGCATTCTCTACGTCAACGCCGCCTTCGCGCGCATGGTCGGCCTCGCCGTGGAGGATCTCATCGGCCTCAAGCCACCCATGCCTTACTGGTGCGAGGACCGGCTCGCGGAGACGATAAGGCGCCACGAGGCGCTGGCCCGGTCGGTGCCGCAGCCGCAGAGTTTCGAGACGCGCTTTCGCCGGGCCGACGGCAATGAATTCGACGTTCTCGTCTACGAAGCGCCCCTCGTCGATGGCGCCGGGCAGCATCGCGGCTGGATGGGCTCGATCATCGACATCACCGATCGCAAGGCCGCGGCGGAACTTGCGCGCCTGCAGGCCGAAAGCCTTGCGCGCACCGGCCGCCTAGTCACCCTCGGAGAGATGGCCTCGACGCTGGCGCATGAGCTCAACCAGCCACTTGGCGCGATTGCCAGCTATGCCGCCGGTTCGCTCAACCTTCTGGACCAGACGCCGCAGAGCCGGGCACGCGAGGACGTGACAGCGGCATTGAAGAAGCTCGCGGTCCAGGCCGACCGCGCCGGTCAGATCATTCGCCGCATCCAGGATTTCGTGCGCAAGCGCGAGCCTCGTTTTGCCGCCCTTGCCATCGGGCCGGTCATAGAGGAAACGCTCGCCTTCGTGCGCTCCGACCTTGCCAATGCCCGCGTTCGCATCGAAACGCGCATCGACCTTGGCCTGCCTGCCCTCACAGCCGACCGCATCCTCATCGAGCAACTGCTGATCAACCTCGTGCGCAACGGCGCCGAGGCGATGGCGCATGAGCCGGAAGAGCACCGCATTCTCAGCATTTCGGCTTTCTGCGAAGCGGAAATGCTGGTCATTTCCGTCACCGATCGCGGACCCGGCATCGAAGAAGGGCTGGCACCGCGGCTTTTCGAAGCGTTCGTATCGACGAAGGCGGAAGGCATGGGCATGGGGCTCAACATCTGCCGCTCGATCGTCGAACTGCACCAGGGCAAGCTCTCCCATGCACCCCACGACGGCGGCGGCACCGTGTTCACCGCGCAGCTTCCCCTGCAACTGTCCCTGGCGGATAGAGAGGCTCTGCCGACATGA
- a CDS encoding TRAP transporter large permease, whose amino-acid sequence MSASFIFGGLIALMLTGMPISIALGLTVLAFLFTMTSVPLDTVALKLFTGIEKFEIMAIPFFILAGNFLTHGGVARRMINFATDMVGHWYGGLGLAGVIACALFAAVSGSSPATVVAIGSVILPAMVRQGFPKEFGAGIITTSGALGILIPPSIVMVMYSVATSGMLAIGPDGKEVSSASVGQLFMAGVVPGLMLATLLGLTTWYRARKFDYPRLPKASWDQRLMSFRKAVWGLLLIVIVIGGIYTGAFTPTEAAAMSAVYAFVIAVFVYRDMSLKDVPKVLLASANMSAMLLYIITNAILFSFLMTHENIPQALGEWMVSTGLSWWMFLIMVNIILLAAGNFMEPSSIVLIMAPILFPVAVRLGIDPVHFGIMIVVNMEVGMCHPPVGLNLYVASGITKMGITDLTVAVMPWLMTMLGFLLLVTYVPEISLALPRLLGMM is encoded by the coding sequence ATGAGCGCGAGCTTCATCTTCGGCGGTCTCATCGCCCTCATGCTGACGGGCATGCCGATCTCGATCGCCCTCGGCCTCACCGTCCTCGCATTCCTCTTCACCATGACGTCCGTGCCGCTCGACACGGTGGCGCTGAAGCTCTTCACCGGCATCGAGAAGTTCGAGATCATGGCGATCCCCTTCTTCATTCTCGCCGGCAACTTCCTGACGCACGGCGGCGTTGCCCGCCGCATGATCAACTTCGCCACCGACATGGTGGGCCACTGGTATGGCGGCCTCGGGCTTGCGGGCGTCATCGCCTGCGCGCTCTTTGCCGCCGTCTCCGGCTCGTCGCCGGCCACCGTCGTCGCCATTGGCTCGGTCATTCTGCCGGCCATGGTGCGCCAGGGATTTCCGAAGGAATTCGGCGCCGGCATCATCACCACCTCCGGCGCGCTCGGCATCCTGATCCCGCCCTCGATCGTGATGGTGATGTATTCGGTGGCGACCTCCGGCATGCTGGCCATCGGCCCGGACGGCAAGGAAGTCTCCTCCGCCTCCGTGGGGCAGCTCTTCATGGCCGGCGTGGTGCCCGGCCTGATGCTGGCAACGCTGCTCGGCCTCACCACATGGTATCGCGCTCGCAAGTTCGACTATCCCCGCCTGCCGAAGGCAAGCTGGGACCAGCGCCTCATGAGTTTCCGCAAGGCGGTCTGGGGCCTTTTGCTCATCGTCATCGTCATCGGCGGCATCTACACCGGCGCCTTCACACCGACGGAAGCCGCTGCCATGAGCGCGGTCTACGCCTTCGTCATCGCCGTCTTCGTCTATCGAGACATGAGTCTCAAGGACGTGCCGAAGGTGTTGCTCGCCTCGGCCAACATGTCGGCGATGCTGCTCTACATCATCACCAACGCCATTCTGTTCTCCTTCCTGATGACCCACGAGAACATTCCCCAGGCGCTGGGCGAATGGATGGTCTCGACCGGCCTTTCCTGGTGGATGTTCCTCATCATGGTGAACATCATCCTGCTGGCCGCCGGCAACTTCATGGAGCCCTCATCAATTGTCCTGATCATGGCGCCGATCCTCTTTCCCGTCGCCGTGCGCCTCGGCATCGACCCGGTCCATTTCGGCATCATGATCGTCGTCAACATGGAAGTCGGCATGTGCCACCCGCCGGTCGGGCTCAACCTCTACGTCGCATCGGGCATCACCAAGATGGGCATCACCGACCTCACCGTCGCCGTCATGCCCTGGCTCATGACCATGCTCGGGTTCCTGCTGCTCGTGACCTATGTGCCCGAAATCTCGCTGGCCCTGCCGCGATTGCTGGGGATGATGTGA
- a CDS encoding type I secretion system permease/ATPase — MKNTPRSAADQLQAAIQAVRKPLCGVSAISSIGNILMLTGPVFMMLIYNKVLTSKSIPTLVALSLLVLVLYVFYGFLEGLRSRLMARVGIAFDHRLAPTLFSATLKLPLQFGPYAREHDPLQDLAAVRNYLMGPGPVTILDLPWVPLYYCLLFAMHPLLGVAAVGGAVFLLIVSFINQRVMRNSSSTANRLHAQTSVLLLDARRNAEAAAAMSMGDDLCKRWGEGYVSSISHARDLADQASLFSAISKTARLTLQSAMLALGALLVIEGELSAGAMLASSIILARALSPIDQIIGHWRATSHSFQAFRRLRMLTARLPKAVAQSHSMPKPHRTLSVRDMVIVPPGTNNATVSGVSFEVEAGDALGIIGPSGAGKSSLIRALVGAWPVARGEVRYDDALISHYSSDAIGNAIGHLPQSIELFDGTIGENIARFRKGATTDQIVEAARLAGVHDMILSFPRGYDTPVGEGGTILSGGQRQRIGLARAVFGNPFVVVLDEPNSNLDPLGEQSLNEAVQRLRQNGQIVIIVAHRPSAIFACNKILSLRKGRAEMFGPKQQVLTALFPRLGQPHKPAPTPESQPAINAPANDARIPSSALKNGTDTVVTSLDQSRVRRQQEASADCAV, encoded by the coding sequence ATGAAGAACACGCCCCGCTCAGCCGCCGATCAACTCCAGGCCGCCATCCAGGCTGTCCGCAAGCCGCTTTGCGGCGTCAGCGCCATCAGCTCCATCGGCAACATCCTGATGCTGACCGGTCCGGTCTTCATGATGCTCATCTACAACAAGGTGCTGACCAGCAAGAGCATCCCGACACTGGTCGCCCTCAGCCTGTTGGTGCTCGTCCTCTACGTCTTTTACGGCTTCCTCGAGGGGCTGCGCAGCAGGCTCATGGCCCGCGTCGGCATCGCCTTCGACCACCGGCTGGCGCCGACGCTCTTCAGTGCGACGCTGAAACTGCCGCTGCAGTTCGGCCCCTATGCCCGCGAACACGATCCGCTGCAGGATCTCGCGGCAGTGCGCAACTATCTGATGGGACCTGGCCCGGTCACGATCCTCGACCTGCCCTGGGTGCCGCTCTACTACTGCCTCCTCTTCGCCATGCATCCCCTGCTCGGCGTGGCTGCTGTGGGCGGTGCGGTCTTCCTGCTGATCGTGAGCTTCATCAACCAGCGGGTGATGCGCAACTCCAGCAGCACCGCCAACCGCCTGCATGCGCAGACCTCGGTTCTTCTGCTCGACGCCCGCCGCAACGCGGAAGCCGCCGCGGCCATGAGCATGGGCGACGACCTCTGCAAGCGCTGGGGCGAGGGCTACGTGTCCTCCATCTCCCATGCCCGCGACCTCGCTGACCAGGCCAGCCTCTTCAGCGCGATCTCGAAGACGGCGCGCCTGACGCTGCAGTCGGCCATGCTCGCGCTCGGCGCTCTTCTGGTGATCGAGGGCGAGCTGTCGGCCGGCGCCATGCTCGCCAGCTCCATCATCCTCGCCCGTGCGCTCTCGCCGATCGACCAGATCATCGGCCACTGGCGCGCCACGTCGCACTCCTTCCAGGCGTTTCGCCGGCTGCGCATGCTGACCGCCCGCCTGCCCAAGGCGGTCGCCCAGTCGCACAGCATGCCGAAGCCGCACCGCACCCTGTCGGTCCGCGACATGGTGATCGTCCCGCCGGGCACCAACAACGCGACCGTCAGCGGCGTCTCCTTCGAGGTCGAAGCCGGCGACGCGCTCGGCATCATCGGCCCGAGCGGGGCGGGCAAGTCGAGCCTCATCCGTGCCCTCGTCGGCGCCTGGCCGGTGGCGCGCGGCGAAGTCCGCTACGACGATGCCCTGATCTCGCACTACTCGTCCGATGCCATCGGCAACGCCATCGGACACCTGCCGCAGAGCATCGAACTGTTCGACGGCACGATCGGCGAGAACATTGCCCGCTTCCGCAAGGGCGCGACGACCGACCAGATCGTCGAGGCGGCCAGGCTCGCCGGCGTCCATGACATGATCCTGTCCTTCCCGCGGGGCTACGACACGCCGGTCGGCGAAGGCGGAACCATCCTCTCCGGCGGTCAGCGTCAGCGGATCGGCCTTGCCCGCGCGGTCTTCGGCAACCCCTTCGTGGTGGTTCTGGACGAGCCGAACTCGAACCTCGACCCGCTGGGCGAGCAGTCTCTCAACGAAGCGGTGCAGCGCCTGCGCCAGAACGGGCAGATCGTCATCATCGTCGCCCACCGTCCGAGTGCGATCTTCGCCTGCAACAAGATCCTGTCGCTGCGCAAGGGCCGCGCCGAGATGTTCGGTCCCAAGCAGCAGGTGCTGACCGCCCTGTTCCCGCGCCTCGGCCAGCCGCACAAGCCGGCCCCGACGCCGGAAAGCCAGCCGGCCATCAACGCGCCGGCGAACGACGCGCGCATTCCGTCCAGCGCCCTGAAAAACGGCACCGACACCGTGGTCACCAGCCTCGATCAGTCGCGGGTCCGGCGCCAGCAGGAGGCGAGCGCAGACTGCGCCGTGTGA
- a CDS encoding TRAP transporter small permease, whose protein sequence is MLRMLDRLEEILIATLIALATVIIFVSVAHRYSLGFVAGLIGFGRSHDMMWLADGAKATYLSLRQINLVWAQELCIIFFVWMAKFGAAYGVRTGIHVGIDVLINRLDNRWRNSFILFGLACGAFFTGIIGALGARFVWDIAHTTSTSVDLEVPMWIVYLAIPLGSFLMCFRFLQVAVHYARTGELPHHDHGHVDGVDDDAAASAIAASPLTPKER, encoded by the coding sequence ATGCTCCGCATGCTCGACCGCCTCGAGGAAATCCTGATCGCGACGCTGATCGCGCTGGCGACCGTCATCATCTTCGTCTCCGTCGCCCATCGCTATTCGCTTGGCTTCGTTGCGGGCCTCATCGGCTTCGGACGCAGCCATGACATGATGTGGCTCGCCGACGGGGCGAAGGCGACCTATCTCTCGCTGCGCCAGATCAATCTGGTCTGGGCGCAGGAACTCTGCATCATCTTCTTCGTCTGGATGGCGAAATTCGGCGCGGCCTATGGCGTGCGCACCGGCATCCACGTCGGCATCGACGTGCTGATCAACCGGCTCGACAACAGGTGGCGCAACAGCTTCATCCTCTTCGGCCTCGCCTGCGGCGCCTTCTTCACCGGCATCATCGGCGCACTCGGCGCCCGCTTCGTCTGGGACATCGCCCACACGACGTCCACCTCCGTCGACCTGGAGGTGCCGATGTGGATCGTCTATCTGGCGATCCCGCTCGGTTCCTTCCTGATGTGCTTCCGCTTCCTGCAGGTCGCCGTCCATTACGCCCGCACTGGCGAACTGCCTCACCACGACCATGGCCATGTGGACGGCGTCGACGACGATGCGGCCGCCTCAGCCATCGCGGCCAGCCCGCTGACGCCGAAGGAGCGTTGA
- a CDS encoding non-heme iron oxygenase ferredoxin subunit: MAEARTKIRLCSTDDVDFDSAIRVETEDLVLAVFNIDGVFFVTDDECTHGPGSLSEGYIDGHTVECDFHNGAFDIRTGAVVTPPCMVPVKTYKVVVEDGAVLIET; encoded by the coding sequence ATGGCGGAAGCCCGCACAAAAATCAGACTGTGCTCAACCGACGACGTCGATTTCGACAGCGCGATCAGGGTCGAAACCGAGGACCTCGTGCTTGCCGTCTTCAATATCGACGGCGTTTTCTTCGTTACCGATGACGAATGCACACACGGGCCCGGATCGCTGTCGGAAGGCTATATCGACGGCCACACCGTGGAATGCGATTTCCACAATGGGGCCTTCGATATCCGCACCGGCGCGGTCGTGACGCCGCCTTGCATGGTGCCGGTCAAGACCTACAAGGTCGTCGTCGAGGACGGCGCGGTCCTGATCGAGACCTGA
- a CDS encoding TRAP transporter substrate-binding protein, whose product MITRRTAVAAAAGLGLVLSLAAAGPALADDPIVIKFSHVVAPGTPKGRGADKFKELAEKYTNGKVTVEVYPNSQLYKDKEELEALQLGAVQMLAPSLAKFGPLGVKDFEVFDLPYIFPNYGALHRVTKGPIGKELFEKLADKGITGLAYWDNGFKIMSANSPLHMPDDFLGLKMRIQSSKVLEAEMNDLGAVPQVMAFSEVYQALQTGVVDGTENPPSNMYTQKMNEVQKHATISNHGYLGYAVIVNKKFWDGLPDDIRGELTKAMDEATDYANGIAKEENDKALEAMKAAGTTEFHEMTDDERAAWVTALKPVRDQMSDRIGADLIKKVEYAAGSS is encoded by the coding sequence ATGATTACCCGTCGCACCGCGGTCGCCGCCGCGGCAGGCCTTGGCCTTGTGCTTTCTCTCGCTGCCGCAGGTCCGGCTCTGGCGGACGATCCGATCGTCATCAAGTTCAGCCATGTGGTCGCTCCCGGCACGCCGAAGGGCAGAGGCGCGGACAAGTTCAAGGAACTGGCCGAAAAATACACGAACGGGAAGGTGACCGTTGAGGTCTACCCGAATTCGCAGCTCTACAAGGACAAGGAAGAGCTGGAGGCCCTGCAGCTTGGCGCGGTGCAGATGCTTGCTCCGTCGCTGGCGAAATTCGGCCCGCTCGGTGTGAAGGACTTCGAGGTTTTCGACCTTCCCTACATTTTCCCGAACTACGGCGCCCTGCATCGGGTCACCAAGGGGCCGATCGGCAAGGAGCTGTTCGAAAAGCTCGCCGACAAGGGCATCACCGGCCTTGCCTATTGGGACAACGGCTTCAAGATCATGAGCGCCAACTCGCCGCTGCATATGCCGGACGATTTCCTCGGCCTCAAGATGCGCATCCAGTCGTCGAAAGTTCTGGAGGCGGAAATGAATGACCTCGGCGCGGTGCCGCAGGTCATGGCCTTCTCGGAAGTCTACCAGGCGCTGCAGACCGGCGTCGTCGATGGGACCGAGAACCCGCCGTCCAACATGTACACCCAGAAAATGAACGAGGTGCAGAAGCACGCCACGATCTCCAACCACGGCTATCTCGGCTATGCGGTGATCGTGAACAAGAAATTCTGGGACGGCCTGCCGGACGACATCCGTGGCGAGCTGACGAAGGCCATGGACGAAGCAACCGACTACGCCAACGGCATCGCCAAGGAAGAGAACGACAAGGCGCTCGAGGCCATGAAGGCCGCCGGCACGACCGAGTTCCATGAGATGACCGACGACGAGCGCGCCGCCTGGGTCACGGCCCTGAAGCCTGTCCGCGACCAGATGTCGGACCGCATCGGTGCCGACCTCATCAAGAAGGTCGAGTACGCCGCCGGCTCTTCGTAA